Proteins from a genomic interval of Pseudoalteromonas sp. MEBiC 03607:
- a CDS encoding SDR family oxidoreductase, with protein MSKHDVQGKVVVVAGGGKNLGGLISQEFAKEGAKIVAHYHSDSSKAEAEATVGAILAAGGDAVTFQGDLSKPDNVTALFDFAKSTYGGIDIAVNTVGKVLRKPITETTEAEYDAMFDINSKTAYFFIKEAGKQLNNNGKIITIVTSLLAAFTDGYSTYAGGKAPVEHFTRAAAKEFSGRGISVTGIGPGPMDTPFFYGEETPERVAFHKSQAMGNQLTQIEDIVPIVTFLATDGWWITGQTIFANGGYTTR; from the coding sequence ATGTCAAAGCATGATGTTCAAGGTAAAGTGGTGGTTGTTGCTGGCGGTGGCAAAAACCTAGGTGGCTTGATCAGTCAAGAGTTCGCCAAAGAGGGGGCAAAAATTGTTGCACACTATCATAGTGACTCTTCGAAAGCGGAAGCTGAGGCTACTGTTGGTGCGATTTTAGCGGCAGGAGGTGATGCGGTGACGTTTCAAGGTGATCTGTCTAAGCCAGATAATGTAACGGCGCTTTTTGACTTCGCTAAGTCTACTTATGGTGGTATTGATATTGCGGTAAATACCGTTGGCAAGGTACTTAGAAAGCCGATTACAGAAACGACAGAAGCTGAATATGATGCAATGTTTGATATCAACTCTAAAACAGCTTATTTTTTCATTAAGGAAGCAGGTAAGCAGTTAAATAACAACGGTAAAATCATCACAATAGTCACCTCATTACTCGCCGCTTTTACAGATGGGTATTCAACGTATGCCGGTGGCAAGGCGCCTGTTGAGCACTTTACTCGAGCTGCAGCAAAAGAGTTCTCTGGTCGTGGGATTTCGGTAACAGGTATTGGCCCTGGCCCAATGGATACGCCTTTCTTTTATGGTGAAGAAACGCCAGAACGTGTTGCATTCCACAAGTCCCAAGCAATGGGAAATCAATTAACACAAATTGAAGATATCGTACCGATCGTTACATTTTTGGCAACCGATGGTTGGTGGATCACTGGACAAACTATTTTTGCTAACGGTGGGTATACAACACGCTAA
- a CDS encoding LysR family transcriptional regulator, whose product MHDAKSLFIRVVEAGSIKSAAIQLGVESSSISRKIAALEKQLGVKLLNRSTIRTTPTEQGQTYYERLKDILDAQQALDEEISNSINKVNGTLRIGAPVDFGSQFVVPVCRAMQKQYPDLNFELFLGSDFENLFSNKIDVAVRIGELANSQLIARKLGEIPRVLVASQQYLEKFGIPLNPMDLEQHNFIFYSQKQAKSDIEYLNFTRFPHIKMHSNFTVNSASAVRDLVINGAGIHLGPLWFFSEAIHKRQLTPLLTDYQLKSYSSHAVYKKQPYTPQKIKVFIDKMKEAVSTLHNSSFNTKITS is encoded by the coding sequence ATGCACGATGCTAAGTCACTGTTTATTCGAGTTGTAGAAGCCGGTAGCATTAAGAGCGCCGCAATACAATTGGGGGTAGAATCTTCCTCTATCAGCCGTAAAATTGCCGCATTAGAGAAGCAATTAGGGGTAAAATTACTTAATCGTTCAACTATTCGTACTACTCCCACAGAGCAAGGACAAACTTATTATGAACGACTAAAAGATATCCTTGATGCTCAACAAGCATTAGACGAAGAAATCTCGAATAGTATAAATAAAGTAAATGGGACTTTAAGAATCGGAGCGCCCGTCGACTTTGGATCGCAATTTGTCGTCCCAGTTTGTAGGGCAATGCAAAAGCAATACCCTGACTTGAATTTTGAATTATTCCTTGGTAGTGATTTCGAGAACTTATTTAGCAATAAAATTGACGTTGCGGTTAGAATTGGTGAGTTAGCCAACTCGCAGCTTATTGCCAGAAAACTTGGAGAAATCCCCAGAGTTCTGGTTGCGAGCCAGCAGTATTTAGAGAAATTTGGTATACCATTGAATCCAATGGATCTTGAACAACACAATTTTATTTTTTATTCGCAGAAACAAGCAAAAAGCGATATTGAATACCTTAATTTTACTCGTTTTCCACATATTAAAATGCACAGTAATTTTACAGTTAATAGTGCGTCTGCGGTGAGAGACCTAGTCATAAATGGCGCAGGTATTCACCTTGGACCACTTTGGTTTTTCTCAGAGGCTATCCACAAAAGACAGCTCACTCCTCTGCTAACAGATTATCAGTTAAAAAGTTACTCATCACATGCAGTGTATAAAAAGCAACCTTACACACCACAAAAAATTAAGGTGTTTATTGATAAAATGAAAGAGGCCGTTAGCACATTACACAACTCAAGTTTCAACACTAAGATTACTAGTTAA
- a CDS encoding nuclear transport factor 2 family protein: MDIILKTRRLFICLIAVFIFQNSAISHEVLTPKDAVAELLKAMQDNNAEQIREAFADNASQEYERWYKRKNSGDRFKSWLESDIINVHGQVIETALKVSGNQVVVTGTYKNNDGYSSPANFLLVVEQGKIVSWTMRYD; this comes from the coding sequence ATGGACATTATTCTAAAGACTCGCCGGTTATTTATATGTTTAATAGCGGTATTCATTTTTCAAAATTCAGCTATCTCACATGAAGTGCTTACACCAAAAGACGCCGTAGCTGAATTACTCAAAGCAATGCAAGATAATAATGCTGAACAAATTCGTGAAGCGTTTGCTGACAATGCAAGCCAAGAGTATGAACGTTGGTATAAGCGTAAAAATAGTGGTGATAGATTCAAAAGCTGGCTTGAATCAGACATTATTAATGTTCATGGCCAAGTAATTGAAACTGCATTAAAAGTGTCAGGTAATCAAGTCGTTGTCACTGGTACTTATAAAAACAATGATGGTTACTCCAGCCCTGCAAATTTTTTATTGGTGGTAGAGCAGGGTAAGATTGTTAGCTGGACAATGCGGTACGATTAA